The Solanum pennellii chromosome 11, SPENNV200 genome contains a region encoding:
- the LOC107003445 gene encoding probable cysteine protease RD19D: protein MAKGGGLTYALSVTILTCAFSLLLFHHTSVAAAVPEEFKIRQVTDGRNPTTTAHGGSNHHLLGTPAEHRFKSFIQEYNKEYCTREEYINRLGVFVKNLLRAAEHQALDPTAVHGVTQFSDLTSEEFERMYMGVKGGDRTSLLREFGSHAPPMVVKDLPNSFDWREKGAVTDVKMQGSCGSCWAFSTTGSIEGANFIATGKLLNLSEQQLVDCDNTCDKKDRKACDSGCRGGLMTNAYKYLIEAGGIEEEDSYPYTGKRGECKFSPDKVAVKVSNFTNIPIDEQQIAAYLVNHGPLAVGLNALFMQTYIGGVSCPLICGKRWINHGVLLVGYGSKGFSILRLSNQPYWIIKNSWGKRWGENGYYKLCRGHGMCGMNTMVSAVMTQTS from the exons ATGGCAAAAGGAGGTGGTCTAACCTACGCTTTAAGCGTTACAATTCTAACATGCGCATTTTCTCTACTTCTCTTTCACCATACATCAGTAGCAGCAGCAGTTCCAGAAGAATTCAAAATCCGGCAAGTCACCGACGGTCGAAATCCGACAACCACCGCGCACGGCGGAAGCAACCACCACCTCCTCGGTACTCCCGCCGAGCACCGATTCAAGTCATTCATACAGGAATACAACAAAGAGTACTGTACACGTGAGGAGTACATAAACCGCCTCGGAGTTTTCGTTAAAAATCTCCTCAGGGCGGCGGAGCACCAGGCTTTGGATCCTACGGCGGTTCACGGCGTTACCCAGTTTTCCGATCTCACGTCGGAGGAATTTGAGAGGATGTATATGGGTGTTAAAGGTGGTGATCGGACTTCCTTGTTGAGAGAGTTTGGGTCTCACGCGCCGCCGATGGTAGTGAAGGATTTGCCGAACAGTTTTGATTGGAGAGAGAAAGGTGCTGTTACTGACGTGAAGATGCAG GGGTCTTGCGGCTCATGCTGGGCGTTTAGTACAACTGGATCTATTGAAGGAGCCAACTTCATTGCCACGGGCAAGCTTCTAAATCTTAGTGAACAACAGCTTGTAGATTGTGATAACACG TGTGATAAAAAGGACAGAAAGGCTTGTGATTCCGGATGCAGAGGAGGCCTAATGACGAATGCATACAAGTACTTAATCGAAGCAGGAGGTATAGAAGAGGAAGATTCATATCCATATACGGGTAAACGTGGCGAATGCAAGTTTAGCCCAGACAAAGTCGCGGTAAAAGTCTCCAATTTCACCAATATTCCCATCGACGAACAACAAATTGCTGCTTATTTAGTCAATCACGGACCTCTCGCAG TTGGGTTGAACGCTTTGTTTATGCAAACGTACATCGGAGGTGTGTCATGCCCTTTAATATGTGGAAAGAGATGGATTAACCATGGCGTATTGCTAGTCGGTTATGGTTCAAAGGGGTTCTCGATTCTGCGTTTGAGCAATCAGCCATATTGGATCATAAAGAACTCGTGGGGGAAGCGATGGGGCGAAAACGGATACTATAAGCTTTGTAGAGGACATGGGATGTGCGGAATGAACACAATGGTTTCTGCTGTTATGACCCAAACCTCCTAA
- the LOC107002830 gene encoding uncharacterized protein LOC107002830 isoform X2, producing the protein MCEVPFYIKKGRQLLFHLRAGNDFSVPRAMEVDTGNSCFIEKLPVERYTSTRETKKPLETNKSPAAFVNHAAIAWHESRRKWVGEASRKSERTPKDPIISPSEKSSIARDMLMSGSLDLYCTVEDNLLVNDL; encoded by the exons ATGTGTGAAGTTCCGTTCTATATAAAAAAAG GTCGGCAATTGCTTTTTCATCTCCGGGCAGGGAATGATTTTTCAGTTCCGAGGGCCATGGAAGTAGATACTGGAAATTCGTGTTTTATTGAGAAGCTGCCTGTAGAAAGATACACATCTACAAGAGAGACAAAGAAGCCCCTAGAAACTAACAAAAGCCCTGCTGCATTTGTCAATCACG CTGCTATTGCTTGGCATGAGAGCAGAAGAAAATGGGTTGGAGAAGCATCAAGGAAGTCAGAAAGGACGCCGAAGGACCCAATTATAAG TCCCTCAGAGAAATCCTCAATTGCCAGAGACATGCTGATGAGTGGAAGTCTTGATCTTTACTGCACAGTGGAAGATAACTTG TTGGTCAACGACCTATGA
- the LOC107002830 gene encoding uncharacterized protein LOC107002830 isoform X1 encodes MCEVPFYIKKGRQLLFHLRAGNDFSVPRAMEVDTGNSCFIEKLPVERYTSTRETKKPLETNKSPAAFVNHAAIAWHESRRKWVGEASRKSERTPKDPIISWSTTYEELLSTTDPFSERIPLTEMVDFLVDIWHDEGLFD; translated from the exons ATGTGTGAAGTTCCGTTCTATATAAAAAAAG GTCGGCAATTGCTTTTTCATCTCCGGGCAGGGAATGATTTTTCAGTTCCGAGGGCCATGGAAGTAGATACTGGAAATTCGTGTTTTATTGAGAAGCTGCCTGTAGAAAGATACACATCTACAAGAGAGACAAAGAAGCCCCTAGAAACTAACAAAAGCCCTGCTGCATTTGTCAATCACG CTGCTATTGCTTGGCATGAGAGCAGAAGAAAATGGGTTGGAGAAGCATCAAGGAAGTCAGAAAGGACGCCGAAGGACCCAATTATAAG TTGGTCAACGACCTATGAAGAGTTGCTCTCTACAACTGACCCTTTTTCTGAGCGAATTCCTTTAACA GAAATGGTCGACTTTCTAGTCGATATCTGGCACGATGAGGGGCTTTTCGACTAG
- the LOC107002830 gene encoding uncharacterized protein LOC107002830 isoform X3 — MEVDTGNSCFIEKLPVERYTSTRETKKPLETNKSPAAFVNHAAIAWHESRRKWVGEASRKSERTPKDPIISWSTTYEELLSTTDPFSERIPLTEMVDFLVDIWHDEGLFD; from the exons ATGGAAGTAGATACTGGAAATTCGTGTTTTATTGAGAAGCTGCCTGTAGAAAGATACACATCTACAAGAGAGACAAAGAAGCCCCTAGAAACTAACAAAAGCCCTGCTGCATTTGTCAATCACG CTGCTATTGCTTGGCATGAGAGCAGAAGAAAATGGGTTGGAGAAGCATCAAGGAAGTCAGAAAGGACGCCGAAGGACCCAATTATAAG TTGGTCAACGACCTATGAAGAGTTGCTCTCTACAACTGACCCTTTTTCTGAGCGAATTCCTTTAACA GAAATGGTCGACTTTCTAGTCGATATCTGGCACGATGAGGGGCTTTTCGACTAG
- the LOC107004891 gene encoding serine carboxypeptidase-like, whose product MAQMKLLLLLLLVVLPSFSLAKISVLPSRFATKQAEKLIQELNLFPKESDNIVDRDPFQTDDEGSRIVEKRFSFPNLANSSVTIEDLGHHAGYYKIKHSHAARLFYFFFESRGSKDDPVVIWLSGGPGCSSELALFYENGPFSISKNLSLVPNEYGWDKVSNLIYVDQPTGTGFSYSSDRRDLCHTEACVSDDLYDFIQAFFEEHPELVKNDFYITGESYAGHYIPAFAARVHKGNKGKEGTHINLKGFAIGNGLTDPKIQYPAYTDYALDMGLISNSTHDRINKLIPICEVAVNLCGTDGKVSCLAAYFVCNSIFTAVRASAGVDINHYDIRKKCEGRLCYDFSDMEKMLNLRSVKKALGVEDIEFVSCSTTVYQAMLVDWMRNSEVGIPTLLEDGIKLLVYAGEYDLICNWLGNSRWVQAMEWKGQKEFVASIEVPFEVNGSEAGLLRSHGPLSFLKVHDAGHMVPMDQPKAALEMLKRWTRGTLSQQTTEPENLVASI is encoded by the exons ATGGCGCAAATgaagcttcttcttcttcttctccttgtTGTTCTTCCTTCATTTTCATTAGCGAAGATTTCAGTATTACCTTCGAGGTTCGCAACGAAGCAAGCGGAGAAATTGATTCAGGAGCTCAATTTGTTTCCTAAGGAATCGGATAACATTGTCGATAGGGATCCGTTTCAGACCGACGATGAAGGTTCTAGAATCGTCGAGAAGCGATTCTCATTTCCTAATTTGGCGAATTCTAGTGTTACAATTGAAGATTTGGGGCATCATGCTGGTTATTATAAGATTAAGCATTCTCATGCTGCTAG gttgttctatttcttctttgaaTCACGAGGAAGTAAGGATGACCCTGTTGTCATCTGGTTGAGTGGAGGGCCTGGTTGCAGTAGTGAATTGGCCCTTTTCTATGAAAATGGACCTTtttctatttcaaaaaatttgtcTCTTGTGCCGAATGAATATGGGTGGGACAAG GTATCAAACCTTATCTATGTAGACCAACCTACAGGTACTGGCTTCAGTTACAGTTCTGACAGACGTGACCTCTGTCACACTGAAGCATGCGTTAGCGATGACTTGTATGACTTTATTCAG GCATTCTTTGAGGAGCATCCAGAACTTGTAAAGAATGATTTCTACATAACCGGAGAATCATATGCTGGGCACTACATTCCTGCTTTTGCTGCAAGAGTACACAAAGGAAATAAGGGTAAAGAAGGAACACATATAAACTTAAAG GGATTTGCCATTGGGAATGGGCTTACAGATCCCAAAATACAATACCCTGCATACACCGACTATGCATTGGACATGGGATTAATTTCGAACTCTACTCATGATCGTATCAACAAACTAATTCCAATTTGTGAAGTTGCAGTAAACCTTTGTG GCACTGATGGTAAAGTCTCCTGCTTGGCGGCTTATTTTGTTTGCAATTCTATATTTACTGCTGTCCGTGCAAGTGCTGGGGTTGACATTAAT CACTATGACATCAGAAAGAAGTGTGAGGGACGACTCTGCTATGACTTCTCAGACATGGAGAAAATGCTGAATCTGCGCTCTGTTAAAAAGGCTCTTGGCGTTGAGGATATAGAGTTTGTCTCGTGTAGTACTACTGTGTACCAGGCAATGCTTGTTGACTGGATGAGGAACTCCGAAGTAGGAATTCCAACCTTGCTCGAGGATGGAATAAAGCTGCTTGTTTATGCTGGAGAATATGATCTTATTTGCAACTGGCTTG GTAACTCAAGATGGGTTCAGGCCATGGAATGGAAAGGTCAGAAAGAGTTTGTAGCATCTATCGAAGTCCCCTTTGAAGTTAACGGTTCTGAAGCAGGATTGTTGAGAAGCCACGGACCTCTAAGTTTCCTCAAG GTTCATGATGCTGGACACATGGTTCCAATGGATCAGCCTAAAGCTGCCTTGGAGATGCTAAAGAGGTGGACTAGAGGCACCCTTTCTCAGCAGACGACTGAACCTGAAAACTTGGTTGCTTCAATATGA
- the LOC107003313 gene encoding U11/U12 small nuclear ribonucleoprotein 31 kDa protein — protein MSRKRKYSEDDDEDDTFYYRYSSAPSPAPSSSSVTSKNVSISKSSHGGGGGISGSGGLAPSKSTVYVSNLDYTLTNSDLHTIFSNFGKVAKVTVVKDRVTRKSRGVAFVLFISREDAIKAVKGIDKKLLNGRTLTASIASDNGRAAEFIRKKVYKDKSRCYECGEEGHLSYECPKNLFGPRERPEPPKKGRRGGGGGGGKRGDEGKGGEWEDDEEEDEADDEGGARFADDNWASVVDRGAEERLLKGDNDEFKKEARKEKRKGYFSDESDEED, from the coding sequence atgtcgAGGAAGAGAAAGTACAGCGAAGATGACGACGAAGACGACACCTTTTACTACCGATACTCCTCCGCACCATCACCGGCGCCGTCGTCGTCTTCCGTCACATCCAAAAACGTTTCCATTTCAAAATCCTCTCACGGCGGCGGCGGCGGAATCAGCGGCAGCGGTGGACTAGCTCCATCAAAATCAACAGTTTACGTGAGTAATCTCGATTATACCTTGACAAATTCCGATCTCCATACAATCTTCTCCAATTTCGGCAAGGTTGCAAAGGTAACTGTAGTTAAAGATCGAGTCACTCGAAAGAGCCGTGGGGTAGCATTCGTCCTTTTCATTTCTAGAGAAGATGCAATTAAAGCTGTGAAAGgaattgataaaaaattactGAATGGACGAACCCTAACTGCGTCAATTGCTTCTGATAATGGCCGTGCAGCTGAATTTATTAGGAAGAAGGTTTATAAGGATAAAAGTAGGTGTTATGAATGTGGGGAAGAAGGGCATTTATCGTATGAGTGTCCGAAGAATCTGTTTGGGCCAAGGGAAAGGCCTGAGCCACCGAAGAAAGGGCGGaggggtggtggtggtggtggaggaAAGAGGGGTGATGAGGGTAAGGGTGGAGAGTGGGAGGATGACGAGGAGGAGGACGAGGCGGATGATGAAGGAGGAGCTCGTTTTGCTGACGATAATTGGGCTTCTGTAGTGGATAGAGGAGCAGAGGAGAGGTTATTGAAAGGAGATAACGACGAATTCAAGAAGGAAGCAAggaaggagaagagaaaaggtTATTTTAGTGATGAGAGTGATGAGGAGGATTGA